In one window of Chiloscyllium plagiosum isolate BGI_BamShark_2017 chromosome 44, ASM401019v2, whole genome shotgun sequence DNA:
- the LOC122543592 gene encoding zinc finger protein 551-like: MEWTNPIHGGEKLYTCCVCEQGFSQSAGLTNHKCSYTGVKVFICSECGVGFTRSAHLLRHQWVHTKERPLICFECGKGFTHSASLLRHQRVHTEDRPFKCPDCEKCYKSRSSLMSHLRVHTDERPFKCSDCGKCFQSSGKLMSHQRVHTEERPFKCPECEKCYKSSGELMSHLHVHTDERPFKCSDCGMCFKRSSNLTSHQHVHTDKRPFRCSHCGTGFRQSSQLTKHQRIHTGERPFTCNNCGKGFTQSSHLLTHQLVHTDKRPFKCSDCGKCFKSSRVLIHHQHVHTEERAFACPDCGKCFKSSGELMRHQRVHTEERPFRCSHCGAGFKRSSDLIVHQRSHTGERPFSCMECGKGFTHSSNLLRHRRVHK; the protein is encoded by the coding sequence ATGGAATGGACAAACCCCATTCACGGTGGGGAGAAACTTTACACTTGTTGTGTATGTGAACAAGGCTTCAGTCAATCAGCTGGCCTCACTAACCACAAATGCAGTTACACTGGAGTGAAAGTGTTCATCTGCTcagagtgtggtgtgggattcACTCGGTCAGCCCACCTTCTGAGACATCAGTGGGTTCACACTAAGGAGAGACCATTAATCTGctttgagtgtgggaagggattcactcactcagccagtctgctgagacaccagcgagttcacactgaggaCAGACCTTTTAAATGTCCAGACTGTGAGAAGTGCTATAAAAGTCGCAGCAGTCTGATGTCCCATCTacgtgttcacactgatgagagacCTTTTAAGTGTTCAGACTGTGGCAAATGCTTTCAAAGTTCTGGGAAATTGATgtcccatcaacgtgttcacaccgaggagagaccatttaaatgcccagaATGTGAGAAATGCTATAAAAGTTCAGGAGAATTGATGTCCCATCTACATGTTCACACTGACGagagaccatttaaatgctcagACTGTGGGATGTGTTTTAAACGTTCCAGCAATCTCACATCCCATCAACATGTTCACACTGACAAGAGACCGTTCAGGTGTtctcactgtgggactgggttcAGGCAATCGTCTCAACTCACTAAACACCAGCgcatccacactggggagagaccgttcacctgTAACaattgtgggaaggggttcactcAGTCATCCCACCTTCTCACCCACCAGCTAGTTCACACTGACAAGAGACCTTTTAAGTGttcagactgtgggaagtgcttTAAAAGTTCCAGGGTATTGATCCACCACCAACatgttcacactgaggagagagcTTTTGCATGTCCTGACTGTGGAAAGTGCTTTAAAAGTTCTGGGGAGCTGATGCGCCATCAGcgtgttcacactgaggagagaccgttcaggtgctctcactgtggggctgggtTCAAGCGATCATCGGACCTCATTGTACACCaacgcagtcacactggggagaggccattctcctgcaTGGAGTGTGGGAAGGGTTTCACTCACTCTTCCAACCTGCTGAGACACCGGCGAGTTCACAAGTGA